One Frankia alni ACN14a DNA window includes the following coding sequences:
- a CDS encoding PI-PLC domain-containing protein → MRRLDVSAAAVRRVRAWTALALAVAMVCWPVAVVALTTNLTVQRAAYYRQAVDETDLYRRLYDEVLADPALAGVTRDLLAGLPVPPDVVVDNLRLVAPAAAVRGAVDSLSAQISGYLAGQRPALTLSVDLRPTFAAIAKLATIYLAGQVSGTPTFQAHDVAAVTQVLVGGLDQMAQGRRPAGIPTMDLTGEQADQIGSVLLARLPDAERARVGGQVVGLLRQGKVPAALAVVGPLLFQGDEAALADLRRRLAGDQLDLGTPLARAHESAGVGLLHVLHDLGRYGTVTVGALFAAVAVLAVLLAARRARCRRGDTILLVAGGMVVGGAAALLLGLLLPTLVGDPTAGVVGANPTLPLRARDLLHDLQANMIGSIRTVWSQVAAGVALAGCLLGLVGLFVRRRRRPFTRRRSVVMAASAAVLLSCSWLVTPARFGGEAASCNGGRGLCGLRYDEAVYAASHNAMASSAADFVGATQDPDLVGQLDTGVRALLLDVQHWTTPTQVETFLAGLRPRERDALAPLARGARSARPGLWLCHSVCQFGSVNLEDALRSVDDWLARNPSEVVTLILQDSVPPGEVIAAFRRVGLLHRIVTPPADPHGRWPTLGHLVATDRRLVVFAENADVPKTWYRRFFRYGADTPFDVPSPAGFTCRVGRGSRTAPMLLVNHWVEGDDPGRTYADSVNREPALLAHLRRCERAGLTPTFVATDFTTIGDLVPTVAALNARRSQSPR, encoded by the coding sequence GTGCGCCGCCTCGACGTCTCCGCCGCAGCCGTGCGGCGCGTGCGGGCGTGGACAGCCCTGGCGCTGGCCGTGGCGATGGTGTGCTGGCCGGTGGCGGTCGTGGCGCTGACGACGAACCTCACCGTCCAGCGCGCCGCCTACTACCGGCAGGCCGTCGACGAGACCGACCTCTACCGCCGGCTCTACGACGAGGTGCTGGCCGACCCGGCGCTGGCCGGCGTCACCCGGGACCTGCTCGCCGGGCTGCCCGTCCCGCCGGACGTCGTCGTCGACAACCTGCGGCTGGTCGCGCCGGCGGCGGCGGTGCGCGGCGCCGTGGACTCCCTCAGCGCCCAGATCTCGGGTTATCTCGCCGGCCAGCGCCCGGCGCTGACGCTCAGCGTCGACCTGCGCCCGACGTTCGCGGCGATCGCGAAGCTCGCCACCATCTACCTGGCCGGGCAGGTGTCGGGCACGCCGACCTTCCAGGCCCACGACGTCGCCGCCGTCACGCAGGTGCTGGTCGGCGGCCTCGACCAGATGGCACAGGGACGCCGACCCGCCGGAATCCCCACGATGGACCTGACGGGCGAGCAGGCCGACCAGATCGGCTCGGTGCTGCTGGCCCGGCTCCCCGACGCCGAGCGGGCCCGGGTCGGCGGCCAGGTCGTCGGCCTGCTGAGACAGGGGAAGGTGCCGGCCGCGCTTGCCGTGGTCGGGCCCCTGCTGTTCCAGGGCGACGAGGCGGCGCTGGCCGACCTGCGCCGGCGGCTGGCCGGCGACCAGCTCGACCTGGGCACGCCGCTGGCCCGTGCGCACGAGTCGGCCGGCGTGGGCCTGCTGCACGTGCTGCACGACCTGGGCCGCTACGGCACGGTCACCGTGGGAGCGCTGTTCGCGGCCGTGGCCGTGCTGGCGGTCCTGCTCGCCGCCCGCCGCGCCCGCTGCCGGCGCGGCGACACGATCCTGCTGGTTGCCGGGGGGATGGTGGTCGGCGGGGCCGCCGCGCTGCTGCTCGGCCTGCTGCTGCCCACCCTGGTCGGCGACCCGACGGCCGGCGTGGTCGGCGCCAACCCGACGCTGCCTCTGCGGGCGCGGGATCTGCTGCACGACCTGCAGGCAAACATGATCGGCAGCATCCGCACGGTGTGGAGCCAGGTGGCCGCGGGAGTGGCGCTGGCGGGGTGCCTGCTCGGTCTCGTCGGCCTGTTCGTGCGGCGCCGGCGCCGGCCGTTCACCCGGCGCCGGTCGGTGGTCATGGCGGCGTCCGCGGCGGTGCTGCTGAGCTGCTCGTGGCTGGTGACACCGGCGCGGTTCGGCGGGGAGGCGGCGAGCTGCAACGGTGGCCGGGGGCTGTGCGGGCTGCGCTACGACGAGGCGGTCTACGCCGCCAGCCACAACGCCATGGCCTCCAGCGCCGCCGACTTCGTCGGTGCGACGCAGGATCCGGACCTCGTCGGCCAGCTCGACACCGGCGTGCGGGCGCTGCTGCTCGACGTGCAGCACTGGACGACGCCGACGCAGGTGGAGACCTTCCTGGCGGGCCTGCGCCCGCGGGAACGCGACGCGCTGGCGCCGCTGGCCCGGGGGGCCCGCTCGGCCCGGCCCGGCCTGTGGCTGTGTCACAGCGTGTGCCAGTTCGGCTCGGTGAACCTCGAGGACGCCCTGCGCTCGGTCGACGACTGGCTGGCACGCAACCCGTCCGAGGTCGTGACGCTGATCCTGCAGGACTCGGTGCCACCCGGGGAGGTGATCGCCGCCTTCCGCCGGGTCGGGCTGCTGCACCGGATCGTGACGCCCCCCGCGGACCCGCACGGGCGCTGGCCGACGCTGGGGCACCTGGTCGCGACCGACCGCCGGCTGGTGGTCTTCGCGGAGAACGCCGACGTGCCGAAGACCTGGTATCGGCGGTTCTTCCGGTACGGGGCGGACACGCCGTTCGACGTGCCCTCCCCGGCGGGGTTCACCTGCCGCGTCGGGCGTGGTTCTCGCACCGCGCCGATGCTCCTCGTCAACCACTGGGTGGAGGGCGACGATCCGGGCCGGACCTACGCCGACTCGGTGAACCGGGAACCCGCCCTGCTCGCCCACCTGCGCCGCTGTGAACGGGCTGGCCTGACCCCGACGTTCGTCGCGACCGACTTCACCACCATCGGCGATCTCGTCCCGACGGTGGCCGCGCTGAATGCCCGGCGCAGCCAATCCCCCCGCTGA
- a CDS encoding SRPBCC family protein, translated as MADHVSSTIVIKAQPAAILAVIADISRYPDWSEPVKSAEVIETTPAGLPAKARFQAKTTFGKEDYALVYDWVGPNSVTWTMLESDRVRTLDGSYTLTDLGDGSTEVTYDLTVELKVPIPGLLRRKAEDKLVESALYDLKTQVER; from the coding sequence ATGGCCGATCACGTCTCGTCCACGATCGTCATCAAGGCCCAGCCCGCGGCGATTCTGGCCGTCATCGCCGACATCAGCCGGTATCCCGACTGGTCGGAGCCGGTGAAGTCCGCGGAGGTCATCGAGACCACGCCGGCCGGCCTGCCGGCGAAGGCCCGTTTCCAGGCGAAGACGACCTTCGGCAAGGAGGACTACGCCCTCGTCTACGACTGGGTCGGTCCGAACTCCGTCACCTGGACGATGCTCGAGTCGGACCGGGTGCGCACGCTGGACGGCAGCTACACGCTGACCGATCTCGGCGACGGCAGCACCGAGGTGACCTACGACCTGACGGTCGAGCTGAAGGTGCCGATCCCCGGCCTGCTGCGCCGCAAGGCGGAGGACAAGCTGGTCGAGTCCGCCCTGTATGACCTGAAGACCCAGGTCGAGCGGTAG
- the metH gene encoding methionine synthase: MAGTASVGEVAGRPGTRDSASALRALLAQRVVVLDGAWGTMLQNAGLTPADYQLDSLRDHPKDVTGDPDLLNLTRPDIILDVHRQYLAAGADITTTNTFTATSIGQADYGLESLVREMNLRGAQLARQAADEAGGRFVAGSIGPLNVTLSLSPRVEDPAYRAVTFDQVRAAYAEQIQALADGGVDLLLIETIFDTLNAKAAIAAAREVAPQLPLWISVTIVDLSGRTLSGQTVEAFWDSIAHANPLVVGVNCSLGAEEMRPHVEALARIAGTYTACHPNAGLPNAFGGYDQTPEEAGRLIGEFAAAGMVNIVGGCCGTTPAHIARIAAAVDGTAPRQVPTPTPRTRFSGLEPFEIGEDTGFVMIGERTNVTGSARFRRLVEADDYQAAVDVALEQVRGGANLLDVNMDADLLDSEQAMTTFLNLLATEPEAARLPIMIDSSRWSVLEAGLRCVQGKGVVNSISLKEGEEVFLDHARRIRDFGAGVVVMAFDEQGQADTTERKVAICGRAYDLLTGKLGFPATDIIFDPNVLAVATGIPEHNGYAKAFIDALPLIKQRCPGVRISGGISNLSFSFRGNDVVREAMHSAFLLHAVRAGLDMGIVNAGQLAVYADIPAELLELVEDVLFDRREDATDRLVAFAETVSGKGTQRVVDLSWREAPVAARLSHALVHGIVDFIEADTEEARAAAARPLDVIEGPLMDGMKIVGDLFGSGKMFLPQVVKSARVMKRSVAYLEPFMEAEKAQAALDDSAAGRPAARRGNGKVVLATVKGDVHDIGKNIVGVVLGCNNYEVIDLGVMVPAKVILDTAVAEGADAVGLSGLITPSLDEMVAVGAEMQRRGLRLPLLIGGATTSRQHTAVRIAPVYEATTVHVLDASRVVGVVSDLLDAERAEQLDVRNRAEQARLREQHENRRAQPLLGLEQARANREQVSFDELPVPAFTGRRIVTPDLTALREMIDWQFFFLAWELKGKFPAILDEPVARELFDEANVLLDQIIKDGSLQAKGVYGFWPAFADGDDLVIEAGEVAGARDGVLRLPMLRQQTTKPTGRPNRSLADYVAPAGDHLGGFAVAVHGADTLAAEFEARQDDYRSIMVKALADRLAEAFAEYIHLAARREWFEPDAEPSLADLHAERFRGIRPALGYPASPDHSEKQALFDLLDAGQAGLGLTESFAMTPASAVSGIIFAHPESKYFTVGRIGRDQVEDYARRRGLGVGDVERWLRPNLAYDPA; this comes from the coding sequence ATGGCTGGAACCGCTTCCGTCGGTGAGGTGGCGGGTCGCCCCGGTACTCGTGACAGCGCGTCCGCGCTGCGGGCGCTGCTCGCGCAGCGGGTGGTCGTTCTGGACGGCGCCTGGGGCACGATGCTGCAGAATGCCGGCCTCACCCCGGCGGACTACCAGCTCGACTCGCTGCGTGACCATCCCAAGGACGTGACCGGCGACCCGGACCTGCTGAACCTGACCCGGCCGGACATCATCCTCGACGTGCACCGGCAGTACCTGGCGGCGGGCGCGGACATCACCACCACGAACACCTTCACCGCGACGAGCATCGGCCAGGCCGACTACGGCCTGGAGTCGCTGGTGCGGGAGATGAACCTGCGCGGGGCGCAGCTGGCCCGGCAGGCCGCGGACGAGGCGGGCGGGCGGTTCGTCGCCGGCTCCATCGGCCCACTCAACGTCACCCTGTCGCTGTCCCCGCGGGTGGAGGACCCGGCGTACCGGGCGGTGACCTTCGACCAGGTCCGCGCCGCCTACGCCGAGCAGATCCAGGCCCTCGCCGACGGCGGGGTGGACCTGCTGCTCATCGAGACGATCTTCGACACGCTGAACGCGAAGGCCGCGATCGCCGCGGCCCGCGAGGTCGCGCCGCAGCTGCCGCTGTGGATCTCGGTGACGATCGTCGACCTGTCCGGGCGGACCCTGTCGGGGCAGACGGTCGAGGCGTTCTGGGACTCCATCGCCCACGCGAACCCGCTGGTCGTCGGCGTGAACTGCTCGCTGGGCGCCGAGGAGATGCGCCCCCACGTCGAGGCGCTGGCCCGCATCGCCGGCACCTACACCGCCTGCCACCCGAACGCCGGGCTGCCCAACGCCTTCGGCGGCTACGACCAGACGCCGGAGGAGGCCGGCCGGCTGATCGGCGAGTTCGCCGCCGCCGGCATGGTCAACATCGTCGGCGGCTGCTGCGGGACGACGCCGGCGCACATCGCCCGGATCGCCGCCGCCGTCGACGGGACCGCGCCCCGCCAGGTGCCCACGCCGACGCCGCGGACCAGGTTCAGCGGCCTGGAACCGTTCGAGATCGGCGAGGACACCGGCTTCGTCATGATCGGCGAACGGACCAACGTCACCGGCTCGGCGCGGTTCCGCCGCCTCGTCGAGGCCGACGACTACCAGGCCGCCGTCGACGTCGCCCTGGAGCAGGTCCGCGGCGGGGCGAACCTGCTCGACGTCAACATGGACGCCGACCTGCTCGACAGCGAGCAGGCGATGACGACGTTCCTGAACCTGCTGGCCACCGAGCCGGAGGCCGCCCGCCTGCCGATCATGATCGACAGTTCGCGGTGGAGCGTGCTGGAGGCCGGGCTGCGCTGCGTGCAGGGCAAGGGCGTGGTCAACTCGATCAGCCTCAAGGAGGGCGAGGAGGTCTTCCTCGACCACGCCCGGCGCATCCGCGACTTCGGCGCCGGCGTCGTCGTCATGGCCTTCGACGAGCAGGGCCAGGCGGACACCACCGAGCGCAAGGTGGCGATCTGCGGGCGTGCCTACGACCTGCTCACCGGCAAGCTTGGTTTCCCGGCCACGGACATCATCTTCGACCCGAACGTACTCGCCGTGGCCACCGGCATTCCCGAGCACAACGGCTACGCCAAGGCGTTCATCGACGCCCTTCCGCTGATCAAGCAGCGCTGCCCGGGGGTGCGGATCAGCGGCGGGATCTCGAACCTGTCGTTCTCCTTCCGCGGCAACGACGTCGTCCGCGAGGCGATGCACTCGGCGTTCCTGCTGCACGCGGTGCGCGCCGGGCTCGACATGGGCATCGTGAACGCCGGCCAGCTCGCCGTCTACGCCGACATCCCCGCCGAGCTGCTCGAACTCGTCGAGGACGTGCTGTTCGACCGGCGCGAGGACGCCACCGACCGGCTCGTCGCCTTCGCCGAGACGGTCAGTGGCAAGGGCACGCAGCGGGTCGTCGACCTGTCCTGGCGCGAGGCGCCGGTCGCGGCGCGGCTCTCGCACGCGCTCGTGCACGGCATCGTCGACTTCATCGAGGCCGACACGGAGGAGGCGCGGGCCGCCGCGGCGCGCCCCCTCGACGTGATCGAGGGCCCGCTGATGGACGGCATGAAGATCGTCGGCGACCTGTTCGGTTCGGGGAAGATGTTCCTGCCGCAGGTCGTGAAGAGCGCGCGGGTGATGAAGCGGTCGGTGGCCTACCTGGAGCCGTTCATGGAGGCCGAGAAGGCGCAGGCCGCCCTCGACGACAGCGCCGCGGGCCGGCCGGCTGCCCGGCGCGGCAACGGGAAGGTTGTGCTCGCCACCGTCAAGGGCGACGTCCACGACATCGGCAAGAACATCGTCGGCGTCGTGCTCGGCTGCAACAACTACGAGGTCATCGACCTCGGCGTGATGGTCCCCGCCAAGGTCATCCTCGACACCGCCGTCGCCGAGGGGGCGGACGCGGTCGGCCTGTCCGGCCTGATCACGCCGTCGCTGGACGAGATGGTCGCGGTCGGCGCCGAGATGCAGCGCCGCGGGCTGAGGCTGCCGCTGCTCATCGGCGGCGCCACCACCTCCCGCCAGCACACCGCGGTGCGCATCGCCCCGGTCTACGAGGCCACCACCGTCCACGTGCTCGACGCCTCCCGCGTCGTCGGGGTGGTCTCGGACCTGCTCGACGCCGAGCGGGCCGAGCAGCTCGACGTGCGCAACCGGGCCGAGCAGGCGCGGCTGCGCGAGCAGCACGAGAACCGCCGGGCGCAGCCGCTGCTCGGTCTGGAGCAGGCGCGGGCCAACCGCGAGCAGGTGTCCTTCGACGAGCTGCCCGTCCCCGCCTTCACCGGACGCCGCATCGTCACGCCGGACCTCACCGCGCTGCGCGAGATGATCGACTGGCAGTTCTTCTTCCTCGCCTGGGAGCTGAAGGGCAAGTTCCCCGCGATCCTCGACGAGCCGGTCGCCCGCGAGCTGTTCGACGAGGCGAACGTGCTGCTCGACCAGATCATCAAGGATGGCAGCCTGCAGGCGAAGGGCGTCTACGGCTTCTGGCCCGCCTTCGCCGACGGCGACGACCTGGTGATCGAGGCCGGCGAGGTGGCGGGCGCCCGCGACGGGGTGCTGCGGCTGCCGATGCTGCGCCAGCAGACGACGAAGCCCACCGGCCGGCCCAACCGCAGCCTCGCCGACTACGTCGCGCCCGCCGGTGACCACCTCGGCGGCTTCGCCGTGGCCGTCCACGGCGCGGACACGCTCGCCGCCGAGTTCGAGGCGCGCCAGGACGACTACCGGTCGATCATGGTGAAGGCGCTCGCGGACCGGCTCGCGGAGGCGTTCGCCGAGTACATCCACCTGGCCGCGCGCCGCGAGTGGTTCGAACCGGACGCCGAGCCGAGCCTCGCGGACCTGCACGCGGAGCGCTTCCGTGGCATCCGCCCGGCGCTCGGCTACCCGGCCAGCCCCGACCACAGCGAGAAGCAGGCGCTGTTCGACCTGCTCGACGCCGGCCAGGCCGGCCTGGGCCTGACCGAGTCGTTCGCGATGACCCCGGCGTCGGCCGTCAGCGGGATCATCTTCGCCCATCCCGAGTCGAAGTACTTCACCGTGGGGCGCATCGGCCGGGACCAGGTCGAGGACTACGCCCGCCGGCGCGGACTCGGCGTCGGCGACGTCGAGCGCTGGCTGCGCCCCAACCTCGCCTACGACCCCGCCTAA
- a CDS encoding DUF3052 family protein, whose product MGSGIVGRAGYSGTPLARKLGVKPGHRLVILAAPPGWAVPELPEGVEPVHIPDLRTDGTDGTATGDGGDGGGLAAIDVCVAFCRREVDVHAAVAAVAEAIRPAGALWIAWPRRAAGHRSDVSENLIREVALPRGLVDTKVAALDENWSGLKVVWRREHR is encoded by the coding sequence ATGGGATCGGGCATCGTCGGACGGGCGGGCTACTCCGGGACGCCGCTGGCCCGCAAGCTGGGGGTGAAGCCGGGACACCGGCTTGTGATCCTCGCCGCGCCGCCCGGGTGGGCGGTGCCGGAGCTGCCCGAGGGCGTCGAGCCGGTGCACATCCCCGATCTGCGCACCGACGGCACCGACGGCACCGCCACCGGCGACGGCGGCGACGGCGGGGGCCTGGCGGCGATTGACGTGTGCGTCGCGTTCTGCCGGCGGGAGGTCGACGTCCACGCGGCCGTGGCGGCGGTCGCTGAGGCGATCCGGCCCGCGGGCGCCCTGTGGATCGCCTGGCCCCGGCGGGCCGCCGGTCATCGCAGCGACGTGAGCGAGAACCTCATCCGCGAGGTCGCCCTGCCGCGCGGCCTGGTCGACACCAAGGTCGCCGCGCTCGACGAGAACTGGTCCGGGCTCAAGGTCGTCTGGCGCCGGGAACACCGCTGA
- a CDS encoding histidine phosphatase family protein yields MSVGGLVAELTAVRHGQSVANVAFPAARAAGRLDAGVSGRDADVELTPLGRAQAAALGRALAAEPPIIRPPEVVVCSPYLRARRTYEIAAEAAARGGLALPEPVIDDRLVDRLMGRFELMTRAAIDARFPAEAERRRASGQWDYRPPGGENFPDIARRLGALLTDLHHDHADRRVLIVAHDAVVVMLRQLVEGLSYDELGRIAAEGGIRNAGITRFTRDGDQLTLAEFNTATHLAGVSADGAA; encoded by the coding sequence GTGAGCGTGGGGGGTCTGGTCGCCGAACTGACGGCGGTCCGGCACGGGCAGAGCGTCGCGAACGTCGCGTTCCCGGCGGCGCGGGCGGCGGGTCGGCTCGACGCGGGCGTGTCGGGGCGGGACGCCGACGTCGAGCTGACGCCGCTGGGACGCGCGCAGGCCGCCGCGCTCGGCCGGGCGCTGGCCGCCGAGCCGCCGATCATCCGGCCGCCCGAGGTCGTCGTCTGTTCGCCCTACCTGCGCGCCCGCCGCACCTATGAGATCGCCGCCGAGGCGGCGGCCCGCGGGGGCCTGGCGCTGCCCGAGCCGGTGATCGACGACCGACTGGTGGACCGGCTGATGGGCCGGTTCGAGCTGATGACGAGGGCCGCGATCGACGCCCGCTTCCCCGCGGAGGCCGAGCGTCGGCGCGCGTCCGGGCAGTGGGACTACCGGCCGCCGGGCGGGGAGAACTTCCCCGACATCGCCCGCCGGCTGGGCGCGCTGCTGACCGACCTGCACCACGACCACGCCGACCGGCGGGTCCTCATCGTCGCGCACGACGCCGTCGTGGTCATGCTGCGCCAGCTCGTCGAGGGGCTGTCCTACGACGAGCTGGGCCGGATCGCCGCCGAGGGCGGCATCCGCAACGCCGGGATCACCCGCTTCACCCGCGACGGCGATCAGCTCACCCTCGCCGAGTTCAACACCGCGACCCATCTCGCGGGCGTCAGCGCGGACGGAGCGGCCTGA
- a CDS encoding TetR/AcrR family transcriptional regulator — protein sequence MTTSEMRRSDARRNHERVVRAAVEVFSELGLSATVPDVAARAGVGKATVYRNFPSRDELLTAVVERQLQWFDTIATTALHDPDPATGFEMLITSWFDRLVANRLVQDVMRLRTLASAEIQIDRITTLVDRVVVRAQRAGAVRLDVTPADLRTMMSGCAQRLVETGQQDIDSRLRFTRLILDAFRPPATAATPAVPAA from the coding sequence GTGACGACGTCCGAGATGCGCAGGTCGGACGCGCGGCGTAACCATGAGCGGGTCGTCCGGGCCGCGGTCGAGGTGTTCTCGGAGCTCGGGTTGTCGGCGACCGTGCCGGACGTGGCCGCCCGCGCCGGCGTCGGCAAGGCGACCGTCTACCGCAACTTTCCCAGCCGCGACGAGCTGCTGACCGCCGTCGTCGAACGCCAGCTCCAGTGGTTCGACACGATCGCCACGACCGCGCTGCACGACCCCGACCCGGCGACCGGCTTCGAGATGCTGATCACGAGCTGGTTCGACCGGCTCGTCGCGAACCGGCTGGTCCAGGACGTGATGCGGTTGCGGACCCTGGCCAGCGCGGAGATCCAGATCGATCGCATCACGACCCTCGTCGACCGGGTGGTCGTCCGCGCGCAGCGGGCCGGCGCGGTGCGCCTCGACGTCACCCCCGCCGACCTGCGCACGATGATGAGCGGCTGCGCCCAGCGCCTGGTCGAGACCGGTCAGCAGGACATCGACAGCCGGCTGCGGTTCACCCGCCTCATCCTCGACGCCTTCCGCCCGCCGGCCACCGCGGCCACCCCGGCCGTGCCGGCCGCCTGA
- a CDS encoding MFS transporter: MSVVEPRPKPGRTLTVLLLAAMSFALAQTTVAPAIPDMARELDSSVSNVTWTMSGYLVAAAVLTPIIGRLGDMFGKRRMLVMSLAIFALGGVVAALAAQLPLVIVGRILQGAGGGIFPLCFGIIRDEFPVEKRSVSIGLISAVTGLGGGLGLVLGGLFVDHATYHWIFWSGAAMAALAAVGSQLLIPESPTRVPGRIDVVGTLLLSVGLALPLLAISQGKSWGWTSPTTLGMIIGGIVVLAGLLAFERRQAEPLIDVAILARRSVLTTNVSTLLVGFGMFGAFLLIPQLAQTPKASGYGFGASATTAGLLMVPGALMMLVTGPLATVISRRFGGRAALFTGSLLATVGLVLLAGVPGSQGALIVECIVLFGGIGMVFAAIPNLIVDAVPAAKTGEATGVNTLLRSVGASLGSQICASILVSQADATGLPTSDAYQTAFVVSAVVALVAGLAALTLPGLRHGRHEAQPTEVAATPRVATIPAQGATAVDAARANAVAPAASGG; the protein is encoded by the coding sequence ATGAGCGTGGTTGAACCGCGCCCGAAGCCCGGGCGCACCCTGACCGTCCTCCTGCTGGCCGCGATGTCGTTCGCCCTGGCGCAGACGACCGTGGCCCCGGCGATCCCGGACATGGCCCGCGAGCTCGACTCCTCCGTCAGCAACGTCACCTGGACGATGAGCGGCTACCTGGTGGCCGCGGCGGTGCTCACGCCGATCATCGGCCGGCTCGGCGACATGTTCGGCAAACGGCGGATGTTGGTGATGTCTCTGGCGATCTTCGCGCTCGGCGGGGTCGTCGCGGCGCTGGCGGCCCAGCTTCCGCTGGTGATCGTCGGGCGGATCCTGCAGGGCGCCGGCGGCGGCATCTTCCCGTTGTGCTTCGGCATCATCCGCGACGAGTTCCCGGTGGAGAAGCGTTCGGTGTCGATCGGGCTGATCTCCGCGGTCACCGGGCTCGGCGGCGGGCTCGGCCTGGTGCTCGGCGGGCTGTTCGTCGACCACGCCACCTACCACTGGATCTTCTGGAGCGGCGCGGCGATGGCCGCTCTGGCCGCCGTCGGTTCCCAGCTGCTGATCCCCGAGTCGCCCACCCGTGTCCCCGGCCGCATCGACGTCGTCGGCACGCTGCTGCTCAGCGTCGGCCTCGCGCTGCCGCTGCTGGCCATCAGCCAGGGCAAGAGCTGGGGTTGGACGAGCCCGACGACCCTCGGCATGATCATCGGTGGCATCGTCGTGCTCGCCGGGCTGCTCGCCTTCGAACGGCGCCAGGCCGAGCCGCTCATCGACGTGGCCATCCTCGCCCGGCGCTCGGTGCTCACCACCAACGTCTCGACCCTGCTGGTCGGGTTCGGGATGTTCGGCGCCTTCCTGCTCATCCCCCAGCTGGCCCAGACCCCGAAGGCCAGCGGCTACGGCTTCGGCGCGAGCGCCACGACCGCCGGCCTGCTGATGGTGCCCGGCGCACTGATGATGCTGGTCACCGGCCCGCTGGCCACGGTCATCAGCCGGCGCTTCGGCGGCCGCGCGGCGCTGTTCACCGGCAGCCTGCTCGCCACGGTCGGGCTGGTCCTGCTCGCCGGCGTCCCCGGTTCGCAGGGCGCGCTGATCGTGGAGTGCATAGTCCTGTTCGGCGGGATCGGGATGGTGTTCGCGGCCATCCCGAACCTCATCGTCGACGCCGTCCCCGCCGCGAAGACCGGTGAGGCCACCGGGGTGAACACCCTGCTGCGCTCAGTGGGCGCGTCGCTGGGCTCACAGATCTGCGCCAGCATCCTCGTCTCCCAGGCGGACGCCACCGGGCTGCCGACCTCCGACGCCTACCAGACGGCGTTCGTGGTCTCGGCGGTCGTCGCCCTCGTCGCCGGCCTCGCCGCGCTCACCCTGCCCGGCCTGCGTCACGGCCGGCACGAGGCACAGCCCACCGAGGTCGCCGCCACCCCGCGGGTCGCGACGATCCCCGCCCAGGGCGCCACAGCCGTCGACGCGGCCCGCGCCAACGCCGTCGCACCCGCCGCCTCCGGCGGCTGA